In Sulfitobacter sp. OXR-159, one DNA window encodes the following:
- a CDS encoding NUDIX hydrolase, producing MTIDKTKIRNAATVIVLRDRHVTPHILMGQRGAKAAFMPNKFVFPGGAVDAADARVPLAAPVNELCHGRLCDDAEPSLAHAIAVAAIRELWEETGLVLGRKGAWEGDVPADWKTFAATGHLPDASALQFVFRALTPPGRPRRFDARFFLVDAEDIASDPDDFDAACDELSHLQWVPLSRARSFDMPFITEVVLAEVAARARDTNPPASVPFFKNNDEESLFLRLHGRPMTG from the coding sequence ATGACCATCGACAAGACCAAAATCCGCAACGCCGCCACGGTGATCGTGCTGCGCGACCGCCATGTGACCCCGCATATCCTGATGGGGCAACGTGGGGCCAAGGCGGCATTCATGCCCAATAAGTTCGTTTTTCCCGGTGGAGCGGTGGACGCAGCCGATGCGCGCGTGCCGCTGGCCGCCCCGGTGAATGAACTCTGTCACGGCAGGCTCTGCGACGATGCAGAACCGTCCTTGGCACATGCCATCGCCGTCGCGGCCATCCGTGAGTTGTGGGAGGAAACCGGGCTGGTGCTGGGCCGCAAGGGCGCGTGGGAGGGCGACGTGCCCGCCGATTGGAAAACCTTCGCCGCCACTGGCCATCTGCCCGACGCCTCTGCCCTGCAATTCGTGTTTCGCGCACTGACACCTCCGGGCCGTCCGCGCCGCTTTGATGCGCGGTTCTTTTTGGTCGACGCCGAAGACATCGCCAGCGATCCGGATGATTTCGATGCCGCCTGTGATGAGCTTTCGCATCTGCAATGGGTGCCGCTCAGCCGGGCGCGGTCGTTTGACATGCCCTTCATCACCGAGGTCGTGCTGGCCGAAGTCGCCGCCCGCGCACGCGATACCAATCCGCCCGCCTCGGTCCCGTTTTTCAAAAACAACGACGAAGAGAGCCTGTTCCTGCGTCTCCATGGCCGCCCGATGACGGGCTAA
- a CDS encoding DMT family transporter: MDSIFAPDLWILVTLAAATFQTGRFMLQKHLATDTLSAGGATFSRFLYSAPFIALLLPLYLGLSGQALPALGPGFWLYGLMGGTAQIMATVCVVLLFKQRNFAVGITFKKTEVIQTVLMGWIVLGEGVSGAGFAAIALGVVGLLLLSGGAEAKGLRLADLRNRAAGLGIASGFLFAISAVCYRGASLAVVSDDPLLRAGVTLAAVVLMQTLIMAVWLRQREPGQMRRVWAARRVAVWIGLTSMGGSLCWFIAFTLQNAAYVKALGQVELMLSIAASTLFFRERISRREWAGMAVLALSILALVMAT, translated from the coding sequence ATGGACAGTATTTTCGCGCCCGATCTGTGGATCCTCGTCACCCTTGCCGCCGCCACGTTTCAAACCGGGCGCTTCATGCTGCAAAAGCATTTGGCGACCGATACGCTGTCGGCGGGCGGGGCGACGTTTTCGCGGTTTCTCTACTCCGCGCCCTTCATCGCGCTGCTGCTGCCGCTCTATCTGGGCCTTAGCGGGCAGGCGCTGCCCGCGCTAGGGCCGGGGTTCTGGCTTTATGGATTGATGGGCGGCACGGCGCAGATCATGGCAACGGTCTGCGTGGTGCTTTTGTTCAAGCAGCGCAATTTTGCTGTGGGCATCACCTTTAAGAAGACCGAAGTGATCCAGACCGTGCTGATGGGCTGGATCGTGCTGGGCGAAGGTGTCTCTGGCGCGGGGTTCGCGGCCATTGCACTTGGGGTTGTTGGCCTGCTGCTTCTGTCCGGCGGGGCCGAGGCCAAGGGGCTGCGGTTGGCCGATCTGCGCAACCGCGCGGCGGGGCTGGGGATCGCTTCGGGGTTTTTGTTCGCCATTTCGGCGGTCTGCTATCGCGGCGCGTCATTGGCCGTGGTCTCTGACGATCCGCTGCTGCGCGCGGGCGTGACGCTGGCGGCGGTGGTGCTGATGCAGACGCTGATCATGGCTGTCTGGCTGCGGCAGCGCGAACCGGGACAGATGCGCCGGGTTTGGGCGGCGCGGCGGGTGGCGGTCTGGATTGGGCTGACCTCGATGGGTGGCTCGCTGTGCTGGTTCATCGCCTTCACCCTGCAAAACGCGGCCTATGTGAAGGCTTTGGGGCAGGTGGAGCTGATGCTGAGCATCGCCGCCTCGACCCTCTTCTTCCGCGAAAGGATCTCGCGCCGGGAATGGGCGGGGATGGCCGTGCTGGCGCTGTCGATCCTGGCGCTGGTGATGGCGACTTAG
- a CDS encoding lipocalin family protein, which produces MGRFASSGARRVAVLMLLGALAACNRSAPPPAQTGFRNAEALIGATSRYDAAQFGGDWQVRAAFPKDANLRAVTFSPQGPTLIEHRQSCNAAGVCTDRRDLWALSEEGPARYTMRAAVGGAERAFWVLWVDEGFRTAVIGSPEGGYGWILDRRATGGEDRITAAQEILDFNGYDLSALQMRR; this is translated from the coding sequence ATGGGCCGTTTCGCATCTTCTGGGGCGCGCCGTGTCGCTGTGCTTATGCTGCTCGGCGCACTGGCCGCCTGCAACCGCAGCGCACCGCCGCCCGCGCAGACCGGCTTTCGCAATGCCGAGGCGCTGATCGGGGCCACCAGCCGCTATGACGCGGCGCAGTTTGGCGGCGATTGGCAGGTCCGGGCGGCCTTTCCCAAAGATGCCAATCTGCGCGCAGTGACCTTTTCGCCGCAGGGGCCAACGCTGATCGAGCACCGCCAATCCTGTAATGCGGCTGGGGTCTGCACCGACCGCCGTGATCTTTGGGCGCTGAGCGAAGAGGGCCCGGCGCGCTATACCATGCGCGCCGCCGTGGGTGGGGCCGAGCGCGCATTCTGGGTGCTTTGGGTCGATGAGGGGTTCCGCACCGCCGTCATCGGCAGCCCCGAAGGGGGGTACGGCTGGATTCTTGACCGTCGGGCGACAGGCGGCGAAGACCGGATCACCGCGGCGCAAGAGATTTTAGATTTCAACGGCTACGACCTCAGCGCCTTGCAAATGAGGCGCTGA